The Prunus persica cultivar Lovell chromosome G8, Prunus_persica_NCBIv2, whole genome shotgun sequence genome includes a region encoding these proteins:
- the LOC18768662 gene encoding serine/threonine-protein kinase STY46 yields MDLTEGVGESSSPPRSFVSFSNYDVYNRLLESGNEDALTQPDFREQLDAHFNRLPASYGLDVNLDRVEDVLLHQKLLALAKDPEKRPVYHIRFMENTSTKTDDDDDDDNDGQQVTSIISTSRPSCREAKEGAAQSHDRARNCAIDSKLGDLNLDVRTNATDMDGRHLTESFPPRQDIPHVPIHEVIFSTIDKPKLLSQLSALLSDLGLNIREAHVFSTTDGYSLDVFVVDGWPLEDTDGLHEAMEKAVARSEGSWSRSSHSHSAVEKALAAQEKPGNWEIDRRLLKIGDRIASGSCGDLYRGIYLGQDVAVKILRSEHLNDALEDEFAQEVEILRQVHHRNVVRFIGACTKSPHLCIVTEYMPGGSLYDYLHKNHNVLKLSELLKFAIDVCKGMEYLHHNNIIHRDLKTANLLMDTNNVVKVADFGVARFQNQEGVMTAETGTYRWMAPEVINHQPYDQKADVFSFAIVLWELVTAKVPYDTMTPLQAALGVRQGLRPDLPSTGHPKLLELMQRCWDADPSNRPSFSDIIAQLECLLQEVQEISEATNGA; encoded by the exons ATGGATTTGACCGAGGGCGTCGGAGAGAGCTCGTCACCGCCTCGAAGCTTCGTCAGCTTCAGCAACTACGACGTGTACAACCGCTTGTTGGAGAGCGGTAATGAAGACGCTTTGACTCAACCTGATTTTCGTGAGCAGTTGGACGCTCACTTCAATCGCTTGCCGGCTAG TTATGGGCTTGATGTTAACTTGGATAGAGTAGAAGATGTCTTGTTGCATCAAAAGCTTCTTGCATTGGCAAAAGACCCAGAGAAGCGGCCTGTTTATCATATCCGTTTCATGGAG AATACTTCTACAAAAACAgatgatgacgatgatgatgataatgatgGCCAACAAGTTACTAGTATCATTTCAACCTCAAGGCCATCATGTCGTGAAGCTAAGGAAGGAGCTGCTCAGTCACATGACAG AGCTAGGAATTGTGCAATTGACTCTAAGCTTGGGGACCTAAATTTGGATGTTAGAACGAATGCTACGGACATGGATGGAAGACATCTGACAGAGAGTTTTCCCCCGAG GCAAGATATACCACATGTTCCCATTCATGAAGTAATATTTTCAACCATTGACAAGCCTAAGCTTCTTAGCCAG CTTTCTGCTTTGCTTTCTGATTTAGGACTTAACATCCGTGAAGCACATGTTTTTTCAACGACCGATGGCTACTCCTTAGATGTTTTTGTGGTGGATGGATGGCCTCTTGAG GATACAGATGGTCTACATGAAGCTATGGAAAAGGCGGTTGCTAGAAGTGAG GGGTCATGGTCAAGATCTTCACATTCTCATTCGGCTGTGGAGAAAGCATTAGCGGCACAAGAAAAACCTGGAAACTGGGAAATAGACAGAAGACTATTAAAGATAGGAGACAGAATTGCATCTGGGTCATGTGGAGATTT GTACCGCGGAATTTATCTTGGTCAAGATGTTGCGGTTAAGATACTGAGGTCAGAGCATTTGAATGATGCTCTAGAGGATGAGTTTGCTCAAGAAGTGGAAATTCTGAG ACAGGTCCATCATAGGAATGTTGTGCGCTTTATCGGGGCATGTACGAAGTCTCCACATTTGTGCATAGTGACAG AGTATATGCCCGGTGGAAGTCTCTATGATTATTTGCACAAGAATCATAATGTCTTGAAGCTTTCAGAACTGTTAAAGTTTGCAATTGATGTCTGCAAAGGAATGGAGTATTTGCATCATAATAACATAATTCATAGAGATCTGAAGACAGCAAATCTGCTAATGGACACTAACAAC GTTGTAAAGGTGGCCGATTTTGGTGTTGCTCGGTTCCAAAATCAAGAGGGAGTAATGACAGCAGAGACTGGAACCTATCGATGGATGGCACCAGAG GTTATCAATCATCAACCATATGATCAGAAAGCAGATGTGTTCAGTTTTGCGATTGTACTTTGGGAGCTAGTAACAGCCAAA GTTCCATATGATACCATGACTCCGTTGCAAGCTGCCTTGGGAGTTAGACAG GGACTGAGACCGGATCTTCCCAGTACTGGACACCCAAAGCTGTTGGAATTAATGCAGAGATGTTGGGATGCAGATCCTTCCAATCGGCCTTCCTTCTCTGATATAATAGCGCAACTTGAATGTCTCCTCCAAGAAGTTCAG GAAATTTCGGAAGCTACCAATGGCGCTTGA
- the LOC18767607 gene encoding SKP1-interacting partner 15 has product MDALPQDTLHQIFSSLPLRQVMICRSLSKFFNHLLTSPSFIHLISTQSPPLNLLALRPPHHHHHRHVSSPPCLHVFDPDDNQWLRFNLDFLPFRSPHPVASSLGFVYLWGESPDSPESTKSLVVCNPLTRQFRVLPQLGSAWSRHGSVLVDSETRVMVLTELAALYFSGSNQWLKFSSNLPSKPRSPILVFDSVYALCDVGSPWRSQWKLFHCTISKLKTSQTWTRLEKHEWGDVFDILKRPRLVRGNGNKVLMVGGLKSSFSLNASCSTILILRLDLDSLEWDEAGRMPVDMFRCFQESSKFKVFGSGDRVCFSAKRIGKLALWDHCSGKVEWRWIDGVPGSGDGLCRGFVFEARLTALL; this is encoded by the coding sequence ATGGACGCTCTCCCGCAAGACACGCTCCACCAGATCTTCTCCAGCCTTCCCCTCCGTCAGGTCATGATCTGCCGCTCACTCTCCAAGTTCTTCAACCACCTCCTTACCTCACCATCCTTCATACACCTCATCTCCACCCAATCGCCTCCCCTCAACCTCTTAGCCCTCCGCCctcctcaccaccaccaccaccgccacgTATCCTCCCCTCCCTGCCTCCACGTGTTCGACCCCGACGACAACCAATGGCTCAGATTCAACCTAGATTTTCTTCCCTTCCGCTCCCCCCACCCCGTCGCCTCCTCCCTCGGCTTCGTCTACCTCTGGGGCGAATCGCCCGACTCGCCTGAGTCCACCAAGTCACTCGTCGTCTGCAACCCTCTGACTCGCCAGTTCCGAGTCCTGCCCCAGCTCGGGTCTGCTTGGTCGCGCCACGGCTCGGTCCTCGTTGACTCCGAAACTCGAGTCATGGTCCTCACCGAGCTCGCCGCTCTCTACTTCTCCGGTTCAAACCAGTGGCTAAAGTTCTCATCCAACCTCCCTTCGAAACCCAGAAGCCCAATTTTGGTCTTTGACTCGGTTTACGCTCTCTGCGATGTGGGTTCGCCTTGGAGGAGTCAATGGAAGCTCTTTCATTGCACAATTTCAAAACTGAAGACCTCCCAGACGTGGACTCGGCTCGAAAAGCACGAGTGGGGGGACGTTTTTGACATCTTGAAACGACCCCGTTTGGTTCGCGGAAACGGGAACAAGGTTTTGATGGTTGGTGGGTTGAAATCGTCTTTCTCGCTGAATGCTTCGTGCTCGACGATTTTGATACTGAGGCTGGACTTGGATAGCTTGGAGTGGGACGAGGCAGGCCGAATGCCGGTGGACATGTTCAGGTGTTTTCAAGAATCGAGCAAGTTCAAGGTGTTTGGTAGCGGTGATAGGGTTTGTTTTTCGGCCAAGAGAATTGGGAAGTTGGCTTTGTGGGACCATTGTTCGGGGAAAGTCGAGTGGCGGTGGATTGATGGTGTGCCTGGAAGCGGCGATGGGCTTTGCCGGGGGTTTGTTTTTGAGGCCAGGCTCACTGCATTGCTTTGA